The genomic window GGAATGACCGACCAATGGGAATGCTTCTGCCTCGAGCCTGCTCTCTGGCTCCCTTTCATGTCTCCCCCCCAGCGCGTGGCGGGGAGGGAGCGGGGCGGAGCCCTGACCTAGATTCCTCCAATGAGGATGGGCGCTGTGACCCAGATGGGGGACAATGGGGCGGGGCGGGAGGTGGGATGGGGGGAGCACGTGGCCCTGCGCGTGCCACCCGCCAAATCCTGAGGACCGGAGGGAGGTTGCAATTTGTGAGAGGCGGGGGAGTTGTTAAAGGGGCCGTGACCGGGTTGGGGAGCGGAGCCCCTAACCCTTCGGCCTACGGAGAGGGTTGCGTCATCCTTCTACCATTCCCCATATACCCTCTTTCCCCAAGCCCTTGGACCCGCTTCTCTGACTACACAAAAACGTGTTCTGTCTCTTTAATAGATTTAGCTTTtgcggggtggggtgggggtgggggtggggaaggcaaGCAGTCCTCTTCTCAGCGGGTACCGTCCACTGCAAGaaaaaaaggggtgggggaggaggtaAGGTCCGGGCAGAATGGAGCCTACCACTGAAATCAGGAGGGGGAAATGGTTTGTACCACTGGCCTGTATCGGGCACGGAACTAACCTGGTCCCTAGAGTGCACAGGATGTACCATTGTTTATTACTGCGAGGAAGTGGGACCTTACCACGCTGAGGGGGGAATGGTGTCTTGAGTGGACTGTACCAAGTCTCTTTGGAAGGAGAGAACGTTGGGAGCAGGCTGCTGATAGTTCCTAAACTTCCGTGGGGTTGGTGAGGAAGGTTTCCCGGGACGTCCTGATTCTAAGGGGCAGATCTTGAACCAGGGTACCCAAATGCCAGGATCACTCCAGACCTTAGGTTGAACCCAGAATGGGTGAAAGAGGAAAGAACTACAAATCCCAGGAGGGCTCGCGGCCGATGATTAGCAAGCTTCCTACGTTTCAGCTCCGGAGTCTCTTGGGACTTGTAGTTTTTCAGCGCACTTTCTAGCCCTGGGTTTGGGATAGAAGGGGGCAGGGGGAGGGTGTCGCGGCTCGTGGGTCTAGGGCGTACCGTGCAGTCGGTAGTTGGGGCCCCGGCAGCGCCTCTCCGGGTGTCGCGGGTCCCGGTTCCCACGGAGAGCGCGATGGGCCAGGGGCTGCAGGGGCCGCCCGTTGCCGCTGAGGCTCTGGAAGATTTGGGACGGCGGGTTCTGGCTCAGGAGCCGCAAAGAGTGCATCTAGGACAGAGGACCAGAGAGAACTTAGGTGCCGAGGGCAAGAGCTAGAGGGTGCTTAGAGATTGCTGTCAGAGCTCCAGGAAAAGTTCGGGAAGGACCAGAAAGTCAGCGCGCAAAGCCGGGACTGAGCTGGGCACAAGGTGTTCCAGGGCAAAGGCTTAGAAGTCCCCAGGTCCAACCCGGTTATGTCATAGCGcacgcccccccccccagccccatcCCCTCTAGTACTCCACTCTAATCCCTGGTTGCTGAGGAcgcaggaggaggagggggagggagcaCCTGCAGGGAGGTGACATTGAGGGCGCGGTCGATGAGAATCCAGGTGACGGTCTCCGAGCAGGGCGGGGTGCTCAGCGAGCCCTGGTAGGTGATAAAGCCGAAAGATTCGGGGAACAGCTGCTCCAGGTTCAGGTCCTGCACGAAGTAGGCGTCATCTGCCAGACAGGCCCCGTGGGGATGAGAAGGAGCCTGGCCGGCCGCCCCTTTCTCTGCAAGCCGGGGTCCCTCCCCAGCCCCAGGCACCGGCCATGGGCCACTCACTTTTGTAGGAGATCCGGGTGATGGTATCTCTGTTAAGGAGGCGGCTCAGGAAGGGGTTGGAATTGGCAGCGACCTGGGTGGAATGCCAAGGATGACAAGGACGCGGAGAAAGGCTGGCAATGGAGGCTCAGCCCGGGACCTAGCAGGAAGGCCTTCTCCTGGGGCCCAACCCAAGTCATTGGCCCCTCGATCAAGCAAAGGGTCAGAGAAGCCAGTCCAAGAAGAAGCTTTCAAGGCCTTTGGGGGGGCCCATCTCTGCCCCTCCTCCCTGGGGGGCCACCCCAAGCCCTTCCCCCCTCTGGGCTCCTTTCTGAGTCTGTATAACAAGGGGGGTGGATTACATGGCTGCCAAGGTCCCTTCCGGCTCTAAACCCTTTCATTCGAATCTTCTAGCCtttgccctcctcctcctcctcactggCTGTGGCAGGGACATCTCTCTGAGAGAGGAAGGCTTTCTGTGTGTACCTCAGGCCTTCATCTGCACCCCACACTGCGGTCTCTCCCTCTTTCAGCCTTTAAAATCCTCCTACTGCCCCATTCCCATGAGTCTCCTCTTGCTTGGACTAAACCTTCAAACCAGGTTCTGAGCATTGAGGGAGGGGTCCAGTGGGAGGTTCTGAGCAGAGGGAAGGATGGGTTAGGGGATGGGACCAGGGCCTCTGAGTGGAGGCAGGGGCTAAGGGAAGAGAGCAGGGCTTTTGGCAGGtgctggaaattgaggggataaaGGAGCAGGGCAGCCACCTAGAACTTGATAGAATGGATTCCCAACAGATCCGTATCCACACTTCTTGGGCTGACCAAGCTCCAACCCCTGTCCCTTCTGTTTCCTGACTCAAGTTCATTCTCTCCTATCtggataataatattataataacgATAGTTgggatttatatagcattgatATGCCGGGAATTTCGCTAATTGCTTTACaggcattatctcatttgattcccacaacaGCCCTGGGGGAGCGGACTGctcttcttattcccattttacttatGAGAACACGGACCCAGAGGtgatatgacttgcccaggatgtcTCAGCTAGAAAGAGTCTGAGGCTGGTTCCGAATTCAAGTCTGTTGGCCCAGAACCCAGGCTTCCACGCACCGCCTAGGACTTTCCCAACAAAGGGCTCCCCATGGCTCCAGCCTTATCTCGGCTAACCCTTGGCCACCCTTTCTATGCTTGAGTCCGATTGGATGGCTCTCTGCCCAGCACCTCCAGCGGTGCTCTTTAGCCTCTGAGGCTTTTCGTGGAGCCTTCTCAGTAGCTAATGCGCCCTGCCCCTTCCTTTGGACACCTTCCCCAATCTGCCAAGCTCCACCTTTGCAGCTTCTTCAAAGACTTTCGAGGGGAAGAGGGGCTGGATGTGCACCAATTTCAGGTGGGATTTCGTGTCAAGCATCCTCCGTGGAGCTTCAAGCTTTCTGAGGGAGGGTCCCACATCTCAGAATGCTGGGGTTCCCTGCCATTGCTTTCCCCAGAAGCCAGCACAGCCTGCTCTTTCACGGCTGTTCAATTGATGGAGGACTTTCAAGGTGCATTTAAATCAACTGATGAGATGTGCAGAGAAGGGTCGGGATACCTGGCCTTGGAGATGGCCAGAAAGCACCAGGGACACCTCTCCAAGGGAGTGTCAGGAATCAGGTACAGGGGCAGGGGATGCCTCAGAGGGACCCGGAGCCCAATCTCCAGTCCTCCTAAGAGCACAGCCGTTCCCACAGCCCTCCCCTGCGTGTAGCATTTCCTATCGTCCTCAGGTCCATGCACCGGTGCCCCCTTCTTCTCAGGTACCCAGGTATTTCCCCCTTTGGGTCCCTCAAGGATTTAGCCATCCTTTCTCCCAGCTTCTTAGCTCTCTACCCCTTGAGGACCCGTGAGTCTGTCCACCAGCCCCTTGCCACTTCTGATACCTGGGTATCTGAACTCACGTTCACAAAAAGCGCCAGGACAGCCAGTCCGTTGGGACCCCGTGAGGCTGCGCTCAGATTCCCGTAGAGTTCTTGGTTAAAGTGGATTAGCTGCACCTGGAGGGAGGGAGCAGACAGAGAGGGGCAGCATGGGGGCAGGGCCTGGGGGGGCAGAGACCTCAGCGCCCAGAGAAGTGTGTGGATGGGGTTGGCAGCAGGCCAAGGGGGGGTCAGGGTGACATCGAAGGCCGGAGGATGGCCAGGCCCTGCTGGCACCGAGGGGGCCATCACCTCTGCTGAGAAGCTCTCATGGTTGATCTGGTGCTCGGAGCCGGCCCCATCGCGAGCCCCGAAGAGCAGCCGGAGCTCGCTGAGCCGGTGGCTGTAGAGCAGCGGCCCCCCAGACACGTTGACCACAGGCCTAGAGGCTGGCAGGAAGGAGACGTGGCGGCCAGTGTTGTACAGAGTCCCTCGGAGCTGAGGTGGAGAGAGCTGGTCATGGAG from Sminthopsis crassicaudata isolate SCR6 chromosome 3, ASM4859323v1, whole genome shotgun sequence includes these protein-coding regions:
- the CA11 gene encoding carbonic anhydrase-related protein 11 isoform X5; the encoded protein is MGGPVRLSPPRALLLGAALGAAAHIGPAPAPEDWWTYKDNLQGSFVPGPPFWGLVNAAWSLCAVGKRQSPVDVELKRVLYDPFLPPLRLSTGGEKVQLIHFNQELYGNLSAASRGPNGLAVLALFVNVAANSNPFLSRLLNRDTITRISYKNDAYFVQDLNLEQLFPESFGFITYQGSLSTPPCSETVTWILIDRALNVTSLQMHSLRLLSQNPPSQIFQSLSGNGRPLQPLAHRALRGNRDPRHPERRCRGPNYRLHVDGTR
- the CA11 gene encoding carbonic anhydrase-related protein 11 isoform X2 yields the protein MGGPVRLSPPRALLLGAALGAAAHIGPAPAPEDWWTYKDNLQGSFVPGPPFWGLVNAAWSLCAVGKRQSPVDVELKRVLYDPFLPPLRLSTGGEKLRGTLYNTGRHVSFLPASRPVVNVSGGPLLYSHRLSELRLLFGARDGAGSEHQINHESFSAEVQLIHFNQELYGNLSAASRGPNGLAVLALFVNVAANSNPFLSRLLNRDTITRISYKNDAYFVQDLNLEQLFPESFGFITYQGSLSTPPCSETVTWILIDRALNVTSLQMHSLRLLSQNPPSQIFQSLSGNGRPLQPLAHRALRGNRDPRHPERRCRGPNYRLHVDGTR
- the CA11 gene encoding carbonic anhydrase-related protein 11 isoform X4; protein product: MGGPVRLSPPRALLLGAALGAAAHIGPAPAPEDWWTYKDNLQGSFVPGPPFWGLVNAAWSLCAVGKRQSPVDVELKRVLYDPFLPPLRLSTGGEKVQLIHFNQELYGNLSAASRGPNGLAVLALFVNVSSDTQVAANSNPFLSRLLNRDTITRISYKNDAYFVQDLNLEQLFPESFGFITYQGSLSTPPCSETVTWILIDRALNVTSLQMHSLRLLSQNPPSQIFQSLSGNGRPLQPLAHRALRGNRDPRHPERRCRGPNYRLHVDGTR
- the CA11 gene encoding carbonic anhydrase-related protein 11 isoform X1, coding for MGGPVRLSPPRALLLGAALGAAAHIGPAPAPEDWWTYKDNLQGSFVPGPPFWGLVNAAWSLCAVGKRQSPVDVELKRVLYDPFLPPLRLSTGGEKLRGTLYNTGRHVSFLPASRPVVNVSGGPLLYSHRLSELRLLFGARDGAGSEHQINHESFSAEVQLIHFNQELYGNLSAASRGPNGLAVLALFVNVSSDTQVAANSNPFLSRLLNRDTITRISYKNDAYFVQDLNLEQLFPESFGFITYQGSLSTPPCSETVTWILIDRALNVTSLQMHSLRLLSQNPPSQIFQSLSGNGRPLQPLAHRALRGNRDPRHPERRCRGPNYRLHVDGTR
- the CA11 gene encoding carbonic anhydrase-related protein 11 isoform X3, with amino-acid sequence MGGPVRLSPPRALLLGAALGAAGPPFWGLVNAAWSLCAVGKRQSPVDVELKRVLYDPFLPPLRLSTGGEKLRGTLYNTGRHVSFLPASRPVVNVSGGPLLYSHRLSELRLLFGARDGAGSEHQINHESFSAEVQLIHFNQELYGNLSAASRGPNGLAVLALFVNVSSDTQVAANSNPFLSRLLNRDTITRISYKNDAYFVQDLNLEQLFPESFGFITYQGSLSTPPCSETVTWILIDRALNVTSLQMHSLRLLSQNPPSQIFQSLSGNGRPLQPLAHRALRGNRDPRHPERRCRGPNYRLHVDGTR